The region AACGGACATCCGTTGGCAGCGGTGGTCACCACCCAAGAAATTGCCGATGCTTTCAATAACGGCATGGAATATTTCAATACTTTTGGAGGAAATCCGGTATCAATGGCAACTGGATTGGCGGTTTTGAATGTAATTGAAGAAGAAGAACTACAAAAAAATGCGCTTGAAGTTGGAAATTATTTGCTGCAGAGATTAGCCGAATTAAAACCGAAATACGACATCATTGGCGACGTCCGTGGCAACGGATTGTTCGTCGGCGTGGAACTGGTAAGAGATAGAATCACACTCGAGCCCGCCGTTCCAGAAATTGATCTTATTGTCGAGAAAATGAAAGACCGTGGCTTCTTTATCAGTACTGACGGGCCTTTGTATAATGTTTTAAAAATAAAACCACCGATTATTTTCAGTAAAGAAAATGCGGATGAATTTGTGGATAATCTGGATGCCGTTTTTGCTGGTTTTTAAATGATTGTCACCAAGTGCTCCTTACATACTGCTCTGAAATTTTTGAAAGTCGTTCAACATTTTCAGTAGATGAGCTGATTTGAGAAAAAAAAAGAGGCTGTCTTTATTGGGACAGCCTCTTTTTTATAAAGTTTTCTTTTGTTTTTCAACAAAATTGTGAGCTTGTAATTCCAAAAGCTCGGTCGCCTTTTGCCGTTGTAAATCATATAATTTTTTATCCTCGGCGATATCGGCATATACTTTATCGTGCATGGCCGCACTGGTTTTTACCAAAAGTTCTCTTTGGTACTTGTCTTGGTTTAACGTTGCTTTCAAAGCGGTTTCCAAGTCTTCTAGTTTAAAGTCGTATTCCCCTTTTGGAGAAAGTAATTTGGCGATAATCGGCGAGGTTTCTATGGCCAAAAATAATAGCATGATAAAGAATGAAGGCAGCCAAGGCAACTTATTCAAAGCATTTATTCGAGCCATTAAACCATCAAAACCATCAATTATCGGCTGTGTTTCGCTTACTTTTTTGTCCAAATCAGCTTGAAGTAATTTTGTTTTGCCTTCTTTCTCGGCAATTTTTGCTAAGTTGTTTTTTCGAATGCTGTCCAATTGGGCCGAAGCCAGATTGTGTTTGGCTATTTTTTCTTTAAAAACAGGTCCTTTGCCTAATTTCATGGTGCCTTTTGTTCCTTCGGCTTCGGTGATGTAGGTTTCATACAAGGTATTTACTTCCTTTTCTTTCTTAATGATGTCTGATTTTAGGCTGTCGATTTCGGCTTTGTTTTTGTCTAAATCCGATTTGAAATAATTAGCGACTTCTTTTTTGTTATTCAAAGCCATTGCATTTTTTTCTTTCAATAAAACGGTATTGATTTCTTTTTCAAAAATCTTAATTTCAAGTGGTTTCGAAATTACGATTGCAATAATAACCGCCAGAATAATTCGGGGTGTTGCCTGAAGAAATTCACTTCCAAATTTATCTCTTTTTCGAATGGTAGAAACAATAAAACGATCCAAATTGAAAATAAGCAGACCCCAAACGAGTCCAAAAAGTAGGGCGGGATAAACACTGTCAAAAACAGTAAAAAGGGCGTAAGCACTGGCTATAAATGCCATCACTGCTGTGAAAAAAACGGTAGCACCAATACCAATGTATTTGGTTTGTTCACCTTCGGAGCAGCCTTCGAGCAGCTCTTTGTCAGCCCCTGAACAGAGGATAAAAAAATGTTTTAACATGATTGATTTTTTGATTGATTGATGATGCAAATTTAACGCCAAAAAATGAATATTGTTGTAAAACACTGATTTGTTTTTGATTGTAGTATTGTTGAATGCAAAAAGAGCTGTCCTTTTGGGACAGCTCTTTTAATTATTGAATTATAATTAACTTATGCTTTAGGAGCGCCTGCCATAATTTCGGCATTGGCAAACTCTTCGAATTTAGCGAAATTGCTTTTAAATTTTTGACCTAATTCGATCGCTTTTTGGTCGTATAAATCCTTGTCTTCCCAAGTATTTCTAGGGTTTAATATTTCGCTAGGAACATCAGGGCAAGATAGTGGAATTGCGATTCCAAAAACAGCGTGGTCTTTATATTCTACTGCGTCTAATTCTCCGTTTAAAGCGGCAGTAATCATGGCGCGAGTATATTTTAGTTTCATTCGGCTTCCTGTTCCATAAGGTCCACCTGTCCATCCAGTGTTGATTAACCAAACTTTTACATTAGCGTCTTTAGTTTTCTTACTCAACATTTCGGCATATCTTGTAGGATGTAAGGGCATAAATGGAGCACCAAAACAAGCTGAAAAATTAGGTTGAGGTTCAGTAACACCAGCTTCTGTTCCTGCAACTTTTGCAGTATAACCTGAAATAAAGTGATAAGCGGCTTGACCTGGTGTAAGTCTTGAGATTGGAGGCAAAATCCCGTAAGCATCGGCCGT is a window of Flavobacterium acetivorans DNA encoding:
- a CDS encoding DUF4407 domain-containing protein, with the translated sequence MLKHFFILCSGADKELLEGCSEGEQTKYIGIGATVFFTAVMAFIASAYALFTVFDSVYPALLFGLVWGLLIFNLDRFIVSTIRKRDKFGSEFLQATPRIILAVIIAIVISKPLEIKIFEKEINTVLLKEKNAMALNNKKEVANYFKSDLDKNKAEIDSLKSDIIKKEKEVNTLYETYITEAEGTKGTMKLGKGPVFKEKIAKHNLASAQLDSIRKNNLAKIAEKEGKTKLLQADLDKKVSETQPIIDGFDGLMARINALNKLPWLPSFFIMLLFLAIETSPIIAKLLSPKGEYDFKLEDLETALKATLNQDKYQRELLVKTSAAMHDKVYADIAEDKKLYDLQRQKATELLELQAHNFVEKQKKTL